The genomic segment caattatatatattggcCTTTTCGACGTGTTTTTATAATATGTAAATCGAAaaacaagttaattaattttccagGTCTACAGCATCATTCGGGCGACTTCGAAAAATAGAGCCCCGATGGGAAGCGAAAGGCTCCCTTTATTGGCACAGAATTCATTCATCATGTCTCGATTCGAGTTCTTGTTTCAATCTACTAACAATTCCCTTTACTACTGCCTGTAACAAATATCAATGTCGAACTTCAGATCATAGGTTTCAAACTTCAGcatgttattattatcattaacatttggtttgctttaaaaaaaactttcacaatttgttttattttctatgaaattatcacgattttaaataaatattatatcattttattgatACTTAATTATactagtatttatttttattagttgattttttagttGTTCACTCATTAAATCAATTATGTCGCAAtgcctgcttttttttttttttgcattaaaataaatattaatcgaACTTGCAGTATGGGGTGAGACCAGCAATTTAATAGTAACTAATTACTGAGTGTGTCTGCATAACAACACAAGAggtactttttaaaatatatttttatttaatccaatgaaaattaaaataattatttgtaataaaaGAAACAGTAGAGAAAAAGTTTTTTGAAGAAAACGttctctttttctattttgacaaaaaaaaaattttataagtttttttctttaataaaagctaaagacaacaaaaattaatattcataaaaatcaaagaaaaaaaatatctttttaatcaaaactttctttttttatttacgcatttatgttttttattttgatgaaaacatgttttattttatgagaagaattgttttttaaataaaaacttaaagaaataaatatttcaatctTACTGAATACTTATGagcaaatgtttttaaaaaacttaattattaggttcatatataattgtttataaaataattgttaataatatcatcaaaagctctaatattatttaaaaaccattcaataattggataattttttaactatcaatttaataattttattcaaagagaattttattttaaaattaaaaaacaaatttagaaaatgtTGTAAATAAGATAAAGGGACATTAAAAAAAGCCATGCGCACACATTtgaccttgaaaaaaaaaggctaggtgggcatttaaaaaaaaaaattacgtaaataatatttttatcaggtctatttttttaataggataTATGATATGttgtttatgaattttaattatgtgtaatgatttaaaaatcagGATTTAATTTTTAGGATCTTAAAAACCGAAATTTAAACATGttttcacacaaaaaaacactctaaaaacttaataactttattttcaatccTAAAACACCCCTAAATAAGTCTAAAAACCAAATATCacaccaaactaaaaaaataattttactgtctcaatttattttttttatcatgatgaaatgataaaattatatctacatcaaaattaattttttttaatgcctgAAATAAGATTAGCCAAAATCTTACTCTCgcatcttttgtttttaacaaatttttttttccgtcaACGTCTAGGGATTAAAACAAAACCATTATAAATTTGAGGATCAAAatgtaaatatctaaaattatattaaaaaaaattaaaggatcaattataattttatgtgacTTGAACATTTAATTCAAGTGCATCTGTGTGTTCTCAGTAGCCAGAGCAgtaaaatcttatatattttttttaatttaattttaataagccGGAGATGTGACGAGGTTTATATGACACGTGTCAGcactttctctttatttttagtaCGGGGCTATAGAAGAAACCAGAagggaagaaaaattaaagaaaggtcCGCATTCAAACTAGACAAAACCGAGAAAAAAAGCGCAAGCGCAGAAACCCTAATTCTTTAAAAGCCAAAACCCCTCCGCCTCACTCCTTTTGCCCCTTCTCTAACATTTATCAGCAGCCGGCTCTATCTCTCTCGGTTCCCTCCTTTCTCTTTTCTAGctccaaaacaaataaacaatccTCATTCAAATCAAGAAGAGGATGCCGCTGAAGCAGCTATTCGACGATGCCAACAACGACGACGACGTCGTATCGAAGATTGAAATTGACAAGGAGTTCGCCAAAAGATACGAGCACAACAAGAAACGGGAAGCTCTCCAGAGATACGAACAGCTGCAAAAGGAAGGACTGGTTGATGAATCCGAATCAGGGTCAGAGTCATCATCATCGGATGAGACAGACATTAAGAAGACTGATATCaagttttttgataatttactCAAGGTAAAAAATCGTGATCCCTCTCTATATAGTAACGCCAAACTCTTTGAATCTGATAGTAGTGATACAGAAGAGGAAGATATTAAGGTTGGCAATGAAAAACATACGAAAAAGAAACCTATGTATTTGAAGGATGTGATGGCGAGGCATTTGATTGAGAAAGGGCCTGAGCTTGATGATGAGGAAGGGTCGTCAATTAAGACTAAGAGGGCTGATAAGAGTTATAACGACGAACAAGAGGAGTTAAGGAAGGCCTTTTTGGATGCGGTGGAGGATGAGGAAGAGGATGGAGAGCAGGAGTTTTTGAAGTTGAAAGAGAGGAAGAATGAGGAGGTGAGTGGGGATGGGAATGCTGCTGATGCTGATGGTGTGGAGTTTGAGAAGAAGCTGGGTGATTATTTTGGTGGGGAAGGGGAGTTGGATGAGGGAAGCATGTTTTTGagggatttttttaagaataagatGTGGCTTGGTAAGGATGAAAGGGATGATGTTGGGGAAGATGAGGTGGATGAGTTGTTGAGAGATGAGGAGGAGGTCGAGAGGCAAGAGAAGTACGAGGAGAGCTATAATTTTAGGTATGAGGAGAGTGTGGGGGATAGAGTGTTGGGTCATTCGAGGAAAGTGGAGGGGTCGGTGAGGAAGAAGGATAATTCGAGGAAAGAGCAGAGGAAGAACAAGGAGGAGAGGATGAAGATTGCGGAAATGGAGAGGAAAGAGGAGTTGAAGCATTtgaagaatttgaagaagaaggagatgAAGGAGAAGATGAAGAAAGTGATGGAGGTTGCAGGGTTTAAGGATGATAATGAGTTTCCGTTAGATTTGGAGGACGAATTTGATCCTGATGAGTATGATaagatgatgaagaaggctTTCGATGTGCAGTATTATGAAGCAGAGGATGTGGAGCCGGGGTTCGGgagtgatgatgataatgatgagatGGAGAAGCCAGATTTTGATAAGGAGGATGAGTTGCTTGGACTTCCTAAAGATTGGGACATGATTGACTCTAGTGATGGGTTTTTAGCTGCAAGGGAAAGGAGTTTGAAACTGAAGCAGCAGAAAGGGAACGACGTCtatgagaaagaagaaggaagtgGAGAAGAACGGAGTGAGGAAAGTAAGCGGAAGAGGAAGCGAAAGATGTCACTTGTGCAGAAAGTTAAAGAGGAAATGATGGAAGAATACTACAAGTTGGACTATGAGGGTACTATTGGAGATTTAAAGACGAGGTTTAAGTATGCTAAAGTGGATCCTAACAAGTTTGGGTTGAAGACGGAAGAGATATTAGAGATGGATGACAAGGAGTTGAATCAATATGTTTCTATTAAAAAACTTGCACCCTATGTGGATAAGGAATGGAAGGTGCCTAGTACTAAGAAACACCAGCAAAAGATGATGATTAGGGAGCGTTTGCAGGAGAAATt from the Populus nigra chromosome 1, ddPopNigr1.1, whole genome shotgun sequence genome contains:
- the LOC133676017 gene encoding uncharacterized protein LOC133676017, with amino-acid sequence MPLKQLFDDANNDDDVVSKIEIDKEFAKRYEHNKKREALQRYEQLQKEGLVDESESGSESSSSDETDIKKTDIKFFDNLLKVKNRDPSLYSNAKLFESDSSDTEEEDIKVGNEKHTKKKPMYLKDVMARHLIEKGPELDDEEGSSIKTKRADKSYNDEQEELRKAFLDAVEDEEEDGEQEFLKLKERKNEEVSGDGNAADADGVEFEKKLGDYFGGEGELDEGSMFLRDFFKNKMWLGKDERDDVGEDEVDELLRDEEEVERQEKYEESYNFRYEESVGDRVLGHSRKVEGSVRKKDNSRKEQRKNKEERMKIAEMERKEELKHLKNLKKKEMKEKMKKVMEVAGFKDDNEFPLDLEDEFDPDEYDKMMKKAFDVQYYEAEDVEPGFGSDDDNDEMEKPDFDKEDELLGLPKDWDMIDSSDGFLAARERSLKLKQQKGNDVYEKEEGSGEERSEESKRKRKRKMSLVQKVKEEMMEEYYKLDYEGTIGDLKTRFKYAKVDPNKFGLKTEEILEMDDKELNQYVSIKKLAPYVDKEWKVPSTKKHQQKMMIRERLQEKFNKKNKTKHKKDKPSSVLGSKQDGTEKLDESNVDTGNLSRKAKRRRRQAELKLSRPRLIAYGKVQS